A window from Polyangium spumosum encodes these proteins:
- the carA gene encoding glutamine-hydrolyzing carbamoyl-phosphate synthase small subunit, whose protein sequence is MSGERAYLCLADGTTFEGVAWGAPGIATGEVVFTTGMTGYQEVLTDPSYCGQIVTMTAPQIGNTGINREDDESTSGAPHVAGFIVRDLSPVAANFRANETLDAYLARHGVVALAGIDTRLLTRTIRDRGAQNGAIGKASPEELVRRAREAPSMEGLDLVQRVTPKAPYAWTEGSGAFGTKVPGVHTTNKHVVCIDLGIKRNILRSLVDVGCRVTVVPAQTSAADILDLAPDGVFVSNGPGDPAAVSYAIDTVRGLVGKKPLFGICLGHQILALAMGGRTYKLKFGHRGINQPVKDLDTGRIEITTQNHGFAVDLASLEGKARTTHVHLNDGTSEGLDLPGLSAFSVQYHPEAAAGPHDALYLFQRFADRMEEAARSA, encoded by the coding sequence ATGAGCGGCGAGCGCGCCTATCTCTGCCTCGCGGACGGCACCACGTTCGAGGGCGTCGCCTGGGGCGCGCCCGGGATCGCCACGGGCGAGGTCGTGTTCACGACGGGCATGACCGGCTACCAGGAGGTCCTCACCGATCCCTCGTATTGCGGGCAGATCGTCACGATGACGGCCCCGCAGATCGGCAACACCGGCATCAACCGCGAGGACGACGAGAGCACCTCGGGCGCGCCACACGTCGCGGGCTTCATCGTGCGGGACCTCTCGCCCGTGGCCGCGAACTTCCGCGCGAACGAGACGCTCGACGCCTACCTCGCGCGCCACGGCGTCGTCGCCCTCGCGGGCATCGACACGCGCCTGCTCACGCGCACGATCCGCGATCGCGGCGCGCAAAACGGCGCGATCGGCAAGGCCTCGCCCGAGGAGCTCGTCCGCCGCGCCCGCGAGGCTCCCTCGATGGAGGGCCTCGACCTCGTCCAGCGCGTCACGCCCAAGGCGCCTTACGCCTGGACCGAGGGCTCGGGCGCCTTCGGCACCAAAGTCCCCGGCGTACACACGACGAACAAACACGTCGTCTGCATCGACCTCGGCATCAAGCGCAACATCCTGCGCTCGCTCGTCGACGTCGGCTGCCGCGTCACCGTCGTCCCTGCGCAGACGAGCGCCGCCGACATCCTCGACCTCGCGCCCGACGGCGTCTTCGTCTCGAACGGCCCCGGCGATCCTGCAGCCGTCTCGTACGCCATCGACACCGTGCGCGGGCTCGTGGGGAAAAAACCCCTCTTCGGGATCTGCCTCGGCCACCAGATCCTCGCGCTCGCCATGGGCGGCCGCACCTACAAGCTCAAGTTCGGCCACCGCGGCATCAACCAGCCGGTGAAGGACCTCGACACCGGCCGGATCGAGATCACCACGCAGAACCACGGTTTTGCGGTGGATCTCGCCTCCCTCGAGGGCAAGGCCCGCACGACGCACGTGCACCTCAACGACGGCACGAGCGAGGGCCTCGATCTCCCGGGCCTCTCGGCCTTCTCGGTGCAGTACCACCCCGAGGCCGCCGCCGGCCCCCACGACGCGCTTTACCTCTTCCAGCGCTTCGCCGATCGCATGGAGGAAGCCGCCCGCTCCGCTTGA
- the rimO gene encoding 30S ribosomal protein S12 methylthiotransferase RimO: protein MSGKKIHFVSLGCPKNRVDSEVMLGVARRAGYDHVPAPEDAEVIVVNTCGFIGEAKKESIDAIFEMAKLKDEGHLQKLVVAGCLSQRHPAEIADEMPEVDHILGSSDMLKLEQVLTGKADRMLVGNPADWVVRASDPRTISTPGGSAYVKIAEGCNRTCSFCVIPQLRGGQRSRPVEDVVAEVEQLVAAGVREVNLVSQDTIAYGRDLPADTRPALAELVRRVADVPGLHWARLFYLYPETITDELVELIAHHPRVVPYVDMPLQHAADGMLRRMRRGHGGERLRKLVTRLRKDIPDLTFRTAFIVGHPGETDEEFKDLVDFVTWAEFDRVGVFRYSDEENSRSAEMEGKVPARVASSRYRKLMSLQRRIAHKKNATLIGRELEVLVEGTSDEHEFVQMGRHRGQAPDIDGQVYLSGGEARPGEIRRVRVTQASDYDLVGELIDEGEADHAPTLTVDLPKKRISLRVLQTDGRTMAT from the coding sequence ATGTCCGGCAAGAAGATCCATTTCGTCTCCCTCGGTTGCCCCAAGAACCGCGTCGACTCCGAGGTCATGCTCGGCGTCGCGCGGCGCGCCGGCTACGACCACGTCCCGGCCCCCGAAGACGCCGAGGTGATCGTCGTCAACACCTGCGGCTTCATCGGCGAGGCCAAGAAGGAGTCGATCGACGCGATCTTCGAGATGGCGAAGCTCAAGGACGAGGGGCACCTCCAGAAGCTCGTCGTCGCCGGCTGCCTCTCGCAGCGCCACCCCGCCGAGATCGCCGACGAGATGCCCGAGGTCGACCACATCCTCGGCTCGAGCGACATGCTCAAGCTCGAGCAGGTCCTCACGGGCAAGGCCGATCGTATGCTCGTCGGCAACCCCGCCGACTGGGTCGTCAGGGCCTCCGATCCGCGCACGATCTCCACGCCCGGCGGCAGCGCCTACGTGAAGATCGCCGAGGGCTGCAACCGCACCTGCTCCTTCTGCGTCATCCCGCAGCTCCGGGGCGGCCAGCGATCTCGCCCCGTCGAGGACGTCGTCGCCGAGGTCGAGCAGCTCGTCGCCGCCGGCGTGCGCGAGGTGAACCTCGTCTCGCAAGACACCATCGCCTACGGCCGCGATCTCCCCGCCGACACGCGCCCTGCGCTCGCCGAGCTCGTGCGTCGCGTCGCGGACGTCCCGGGCCTGCACTGGGCGCGCCTCTTCTACCTCTACCCCGAGACGATCACCGACGAGCTCGTCGAGCTCATCGCCCATCACCCGCGCGTCGTCCCGTACGTCGACATGCCGCTCCAGCACGCGGCCGACGGCATGCTCCGCCGCATGCGCCGCGGCCACGGCGGCGAGCGCCTCCGCAAGCTCGTCACGCGCCTGCGCAAGGACATCCCCGATCTCACCTTCCGGACCGCCTTCATCGTTGGCCACCCCGGCGAGACCGACGAGGAGTTCAAGGACCTCGTCGACTTCGTCACCTGGGCCGAGTTCGATCGGGTCGGCGTCTTCCGCTACTCGGACGAGGAGAACTCCCGCAGCGCCGAGATGGAGGGCAAGGTGCCCGCGCGTGTCGCGTCGAGCCGTTACCGCAAGCTCATGTCGTTGCAGCGGCGCATCGCGCACAAGAAAAACGCCACGCTCATCGGCCGCGAGCTCGAGGTCCTCGTCGAGGGCACGAGCGACGAGCACGAGTTCGTCCAGATGGGCCGCCATCGCGGCCAGGCGCCCGACATCGACGGACAGGTCTACCTCTCGGGCGGCGAGGCGCGACCCGGCGAGATCCGCCGCGTGCGCGTCACGCAGGCGAGCGACTACGATCTCGTCGGCGAGCTCATCGACGAAGGCGAAGCCGACCACGCGCCCACCCTCACCGTCGACCTCCCGAAGAAACGTATCAGCCTGCGCGTGCTGCAAACCGACGGGCGCACGATGGCAACGTAG
- a CDS encoding sigma-54-dependent transcriptional regulator, which translates to MASVPLSVPPTPTKVLVIDDEPALRQVLEIAFRRHGIEVVAAPGVRAAIEALQQNPQPFPLVITDLVMPDGSGIEVLTAAKQRSAATEVIVMTAHSSVENALDAMKKGAYDFVGKPFSPAEVIALSQKALEKSSILLENQRLRAQISRLEPAENDIFASPAMARVAEIVGKIAPTRTTVLITGESGTGKERVARALHERSDRAGKPFLVVNCGALPEALMESELFGHEKGAFTGAGARSLGLFREADGGTILLDEVGELPASLQVKLLRVLQERKVRPVGAAAEIPVDVRVLAATNRDVETDVRENKFRQDLYYRLNVIRIELPPLRDRPGDVPRLSERFVRRFASELGKDVRGLTTDALRALDAYKFPGNVRELENMMERAVALASGPAIGLGDLPSQVSGLSASPAPFLSELPPEGCVLDDVLGEVERRLILQALERSGGVRKAAARLLGVTFRSLRYRLAKHGLDTGAADDDDDGEGAISPAQAPAGG; encoded by the coding sequence ATGGCCTCCGTCCCGCTCAGCGTTCCGCCCACCCCGACGAAGGTGCTCGTCATCGATGATGAACCTGCGCTCCGGCAGGTCCTGGAGATCGCTTTTCGGCGTCATGGGATCGAGGTCGTGGCCGCGCCGGGCGTGCGCGCCGCGATCGAGGCCCTGCAGCAGAACCCCCAGCCCTTCCCGCTCGTGATCACCGACCTCGTGATGCCGGACGGATCGGGCATCGAGGTCCTCACGGCGGCGAAGCAGCGCTCGGCGGCGACGGAGGTCATCGTCATGACCGCGCACTCGAGCGTGGAGAACGCGCTCGACGCGATGAAGAAGGGCGCTTACGACTTCGTCGGCAAGCCCTTCTCGCCGGCCGAGGTCATCGCGCTCTCGCAGAAGGCCCTCGAGAAGAGCAGCATCCTCCTCGAGAACCAGCGCCTCCGCGCCCAGATCTCGCGCCTCGAGCCCGCCGAGAACGACATCTTCGCGAGCCCGGCGATGGCGCGTGTCGCCGAGATCGTCGGAAAGATCGCGCCCACGCGCACGACGGTCCTCATCACGGGCGAGAGCGGCACGGGCAAGGAGCGCGTCGCCCGCGCCCTGCATGAGCGGAGTGACCGCGCGGGGAAGCCGTTCTTGGTCGTCAATTGTGGCGCCTTGCCGGAGGCGCTCATGGAGAGCGAGCTCTTTGGCCACGAGAAGGGCGCCTTTACTGGCGCGGGGGCGCGATCGCTCGGTCTCTTTCGGGAGGCCGACGGCGGGACGATCCTGCTCGACGAGGTCGGCGAGCTGCCCGCCTCGCTCCAAGTGAAGCTCTTGCGCGTGCTGCAGGAGCGCAAGGTGCGGCCCGTGGGCGCGGCGGCCGAGATCCCGGTCGACGTGCGTGTCCTCGCCGCGACGAACCGCGACGTCGAGACCGATGTCCGCGAGAACAAATTCCGGCAGGATCTTTATTATCGCCTCAACGTCATTCGTATCGAGCTGCCGCCCCTGCGGGATCGTCCGGGCGACGTGCCGCGGCTCTCCGAGCGATTCGTGCGCAGGTTCGCGAGCGAGCTCGGCAAGGACGTCAGGGGATTGACGACCGACGCATTACGCGCGCTCGACGCATACAAATTCCCGGGCAACGTGCGCGAGCTCGAGAACATGATGGAGCGCGCGGTGGCGCTCGCGTCGGGGCCGGCGATAGGTCTCGGGGATTTGCCCTCGCAGGTGAGCGGCCTCTCGGCGAGCCCTGCGCCTTTCCTTTCGGAGCTCCCGCCCGAGGGGTGCGTGCTCGACGACGTGCTCGGCGAGGTCGAGCGGCGCCTCATCCTGCAGGCCCTCGAGCGGAGCGGCGGCGTGCGCAAAGCGGCGGCCCGATTGCTCGGCGTCACGTTTCGATCCTTGCGTTACCGCCTCGCCAAGCACGGGCTCGACACGGGCGCGGCCGACGATGACGACGATGGGGAGGGCGCGATCTCGCCTGCCCAGGCGCCGGCGGGGGGGTGA
- a CDS encoding type IV pilin protein has product MNEKAGKSRRFSVDRSFLRSRREARLAGGTGRAFTSDTMRRGGRPRSKTNLRGFTLAELMIVVAMIGVLAAIALVGYRRYMRGAAASEVKAIVSGIRIAEEAYRAETFQYLGCSGSDISGLTSWYPAPPNDRKRNWDNGQAGNAVHDCWMQLNVTTDGPVRFGYAVVAGIAPQPNPVPDINYCQNWKTAHDTINGPWFVVQAAGNQDNDQDFSLFAASSLTGELCVDPKHGDDE; this is encoded by the coding sequence ATGAACGAAAAAGCCGGAAAAAGCCGCAGGTTCAGCGTGGATCGTTCGTTTCTCCGGTCGCGCCGCGAGGCGCGCCTCGCGGGTGGCACGGGCCGTGCTTTTACCTCGGACACGATGCGGCGCGGTGGACGACCCAGGAGCAAGACGAATCTCCGTGGGTTCACCCTCGCCGAGCTGATGATCGTGGTGGCGATGATCGGCGTTCTCGCGGCGATCGCGCTCGTCGGGTATCGCCGATACATGCGAGGCGCTGCGGCCTCGGAGGTGAAGGCGATCGTCTCGGGGATTCGTATCGCGGAGGAGGCGTACAGGGCCGAGACCTTCCAGTACCTCGGGTGCTCGGGGTCGGATATCAGCGGTCTCACCTCCTGGTATCCTGCCCCGCCGAACGACAGGAAGCGCAACTGGGACAATGGTCAGGCGGGCAATGCAGTCCACGATTGCTGGATGCAGCTCAATGTGACCACCGACGGCCCGGTGCGCTTCGGTTATGCGGTGGTCGCGGGAATCGCGCCTCAGCCCAACCCGGTCCCCGATATCAATTATTGCCAGAACTGGAAGACCGCGCACGACACCATTAATGGCCCGTGGTTCGTCGTGCAGGCGGCGGGAAATCAGGACAACGACCAGGATTTTTCGCTCTTCGCGGCGTCCTCGCTCACGGGCGAGCTCTGCGTCGACCCGAAGCACGGCGACGACGAGTGA
- a CDS encoding type IV pilin protein: MRAFKRYSKRGFTLVELMIVVAIIGVLAALAIFGVSRYLKSAKTSEAKNSIGAIARGAAESYERENAPSELLQVGQESQNATHALCGTATNSVPTAVPQGKKYQPNNTPTSDFGTGDSTNGWKCLRFDISDPIAYQYTYTKGSAPIGATATPAGPAVNGAESFEAAARGDLDGDTTEFGIFTLTGQVDTTTKQLVRATQVFISNEYE; encoded by the coding sequence ATGCGTGCATTCAAGCGTTACTCCAAGCGTGGTTTTACCCTCGTCGAGCTCATGATCGTCGTCGCGATCATCGGCGTCCTCGCGGCGCTCGCGATCTTCGGCGTGAGCCGCTACCTGAAGAGCGCCAAGACGAGCGAGGCGAAGAACTCGATCGGTGCCATCGCGCGCGGCGCCGCCGAGTCGTACGAGCGCGAGAACGCGCCCTCGGAGCTCCTCCAGGTCGGCCAGGAATCTCAAAACGCGACGCACGCGCTCTGCGGTACCGCGACGAACTCCGTACCTACCGCCGTTCCGCAGGGCAAGAAGTACCAGCCCAATAACACGCCCACGTCGGACTTCGGCACCGGCGACTCGACGAACGGCTGGAAGTGCCTGCGTTTCGACATCAGCGACCCGATTGCCTACCAGTACACGTACACGAAGGGCAGCGCGCCGATCGGCGCGACGGCCACGCCGGCCGGCCCCGCGGTCAACGGCGCCGAGAGCTTCGAGGCCGCCGCGCGCGGCGATCTCGACGGCGACACGACCGAGTTCGGCATCTTCACGCTGACCGGCCAGGTCGACACCACCACGAAGCAGCTCGTCCGCGCGACGCAGGTCTTCATCTCGAACGAGTACGAGTGA